In Halosegnis marinus, one genomic interval encodes:
- a CDS encoding BolA/IbaG family iron-sulfur metabolism protein translates to MNPEDVERLIEEGIEGAEATVSRARGQHDDDHLAAEVVAPAFEGETLVAQHQMVYDALEGHMTTDIHALELTTRAP, encoded by the coding sequence ATGAACCCCGAGGACGTCGAGCGACTCATCGAGGAGGGCATCGAGGGTGCGGAGGCGACCGTCTCGCGCGCCCGCGGCCAACACGACGACGACCACCTCGCCGCGGAGGTCGTCGCCCCCGCCTTCGAGGGGGAGACGCTGGTCGCCCAACACCAGATGGTGTACGACGCGCTCGAGGGCCACATGACGACAGACATCCACGCGCTCGAACTGACGACGCGCGCGCCGTAG